The Haliotis asinina isolate JCU_RB_2024 chromosome 3, JCU_Hal_asi_v2, whole genome shotgun sequence genome segment AGCCTCCAACGCTGTAGAATGTGTCTGTGCCATTACTGGAAGTTGACAGCTACATAACATGGCGCAATGACGACGGCAAATCTGGTGGACGGTTTGATGTAACCTGAACCTGTCTGAGTAACTATCACACACGCTGTATCGTGTACCTTGAAATACCTGATGTTCGTAAAGGAAGCTAAAATGGTAGTTAATGTtactttttcagttttcaggtTCGTAGAAAAAGAGCACTGAAATCGAACCTTTTGACAATTGCGAAATCATAATGTTGTTGAACTGTCCGAAATTTGGTGTCGATTCTCATGCGTAGGGATTGGCAAATTGCTGCTTCCCAAAAGGAGTATAAGAATCTTCTCAGTTCCTTATGTTTAAATTTGACAATAGATACCAACATGGAATAATCTGTGATTAGTTCAGTACGGCGTTCAGCGCACTAAACGTATGTTTTATGTATTATCCTTGAGACTGCCACTGGCTGGAAAGGTTTATGCTTGTCAAACCTGGTTGCTATAAATATAGTAAAATTGGTTGCATGCAATGAGTTGGCAGTGCAGGGAGCtgacaatacatatttgtaTGGTAACTTATGCAGTGTTAATGAGTCCGTGCAGTGGAGTAATACATACCTCAACTGTTCCCTACCAGTTGCGTTGGGAATAAAACAGACCACGTCATACAATGTTCCGTGATGTTTACACAACGAAACACATACGTATCTAAATATACCAAATTAAAACGGTAATATGCCAAATGGAAATGTATTATACCACCAGAATTATTGAGAAGAAAATCAATGATTATCTGATTAGATAGAAGCATTCACAGATTAAGACACATACACAAAATGCAATTCACAGGTGTGAATAGGCCAAAAATACCTATGCGCTTTGAATATTAGGTAACATCACATTCGCAATCAGTTACATAATTTCAAGATTCGTTGAACTAATCGCCaatgtgttttatgtttgtttgattgagCTTTGATTATAGGATTACAGAGTATAACCAGCTATTACTTTCCATATTGTAATATTATATAATTGTGTCGAGGAGCGCTAATGTCGCCCCACACGACAACGCACACACGACGACCTCGTGCGGTATGTGGTCAAACGTAATAAAATTGCCTCAGATTGTTTTAATGGGGATCTACAGCTCCACAAAATGTTAGCCCAATCACGTTTCATTACAGTTTTTAACTGAACTTGTTTCATCTATTTCAAATTTTATGATTAAAAATAACATTCCATAATGAAAAAATAGACCAAGAAGAATTATATCTATGATACCCATTTGAACATCCCTTCAACAACATAATGTTTGTTGATTTGCACCGTAATTATTTCATATGTCTGTAATAAATTATTACCGTTTCATTCGTTTCATAATTACTGAGATTGTATTATGATCCAACGTACTGTAAAAATATTGTGTGCCTGTTAAGAAAGAAAGGTCTCACCCCTaccttttcttcttctttctcCTCGTCTACGATCCATTCGTCTGGGTTCCTGTAGATCGTCTTCTCTCTAATCAGCCTATCCTGTCCAAATGTGTACTGTTCTCTCGTGTGGCGTTGTGCGTAGGTCTCTGGGTACAGTTCCTGCGATTTGATTTCGTTACGAGAGTTCTGTTCTTGTTCCATGTTGGACACATTTGAGTCTGTTTTTGGCACTGGTTTTGACGATGTCTTTCCAAGGAAGTCGTCCCATTCATCATCGTCGAGGTCGGAATCGCTATTCCATTCTAATCTATTGGGGGGTTTAGTGTcagttttaactgttttacttgGAGAACGTTGCGTGGTAGTCTTGTCAACACTGGAgtctttgactggtgatttcgTAGGCGATTGATTCGTCTTTCCGGTGTCCGTATTGATTCCGCTTTTGGAAAGACCTGTCGTGGCCTTAGTAGGTACGTTGTTATTTACATTAGCAACAGTCACTGGCTTTGAACCTCCTCCCCTCGTATCAACCCCACCTGTCCTTTCCTTGCTAGATCCAGATCCCATCGTTCCACATTAATTTCAGAGATATCATCACAttcgaataaaatgaaatccGTTTCGTGTAAAGCCAAATCCGATTGTaaaacaaaagtaaaatacGTCCTGCATTTCGCCCGGAGAATACGCACAGCTTATCAGTACTGGTAGGCATGCAAACTGATACACGCTAAGCAGTGATTGCTTCCCTTGTGCCTTAAGTAAACGTGTGTGCGGTCACGTGTATGTTACATAGGTTGTTGGACTCTCTCAGTGAGCTAAGAATAGACCAGGCATATATTGTCGAAGCGAGGCAGTTCAAATATTCACAATTAACAGGCGCTATAGAAATGGGTATATTCGATAACGTCGTCCTGCGAACAAGAACCTGAGAATTGATCATGTTGATTGGATTTTTGGATTTACCATTTCAACGCACCCACTGGACATCAAATTTAGAGTTAACAAAGATCGTTTGCAGTCAGGTATTCAACGTCATTGATAGCATATAGAACCAGAGAGCTCGACAGTAGAAATATAATTTACTAGTACATACTATTATCGATCTCTTTCTATCTCCCACATGTCAAATACAAAAAACATCAATACCCCACCTCACCCCCTTCCTTCCTATAATTCTTAAGCGtaccctctctctttctctctctctctctctctctctcacacacacacacacgcacgcacgcacgagcGCGAGCGCCTAATATTAAACATGCTTAATATTAATCCTAACGTTTATGCCTAATgttataattaacattaaacCTAGCCTCCAGGGGAGGTTCTGTCGTGACGTGACCACGCTAGCGGTAGAATAACTCAGGCCAGAGCTGATACCATCAGTAGCAGACTCTACTACTGCCTGCTCAGTGTAACTGCATTGTGTGAGACACTCATTACAGTTTGCCAGGTTACAGTATTATGAGGGACAAGAATAATACAATATCTATTACTCCTCGTCAGTTCATCCGCCCTTCTATGTTTCCATTAATATTCTCTGTGGTTTGTCAGAGCGTTATGTGTAGTTTCCAATTTGACGAATAGCACCGTATTTGTGTTAAAATGGACCTTATGGCCATCACATTTGTTTAATCTGGTTTTAAAATGTTAAACTAGAATGGAATGCAGGTGATCAGCGCCACGTGACTGTATATAAACCGTGTATCGGAACACTATTTATAGTTAAACCACTAGGGAACGTTATGtccattgttcttttaagtgcttTACTAACTGATTAAATGACCAAGGACAGTTATTTCATATCAGAAAGAAAACCCGTTAAATTGCACTTATtttgataacatccattatgtCTGATACATGGTGTTAGCCGTTTAATCACCCTCACTACGATGattatttgaataaatgaaTCCTCGCAGAGTTTATTTGAATAACTATTGTAGTTGCGGGTGATTAACCTATACATAACCACCATTCACAGACTCATAGAAAATGTAAGTACGGCAATAGATTCGTGAGTATAAAGTTGGCTACTTTAGGATTGTTGGTAAAGTGATGTGTTTCAACATTGAATATATACTTTGATAGATATCACGAAGACAAAAGCTGTACAGTGTCGGGTTGCAGTATTGGTTGGGTTGAAGAAAGGAGTTTATTccacagaaatattccagtcacCCTACCAGGGAAACACGAACTAGAAAGCCAGCATCAAAATACGAACctgttcaaagtgaaattagCCCCGTTCGATGACATAATCCAAAACTCTGATTTCTCCTTGTCAACTAATTTCACATTGTTATCAAGTTTTCCACTATTTGCACTCAAACACTATGTATACGGGTCCTATCTACAATAAACAATCTTGGTCTTGACTATAGTTCAGTCTTGGGTGGGTAAAGCATTATATTAAAGTAAAAGTGCGAGACATATTACAGCGAGCACATGGCAACATCGATATATTCTCACTATTTGATCATAAGACTCTACCGAGCGCGGTGTTAGAACAACGAACAAACTTAAAGctagcacatacacacaccattgTTGCCAGTAGCATGCATAATCAGGATGTAACTAAATCGATTCTGAAACCGAACAGTTCTGATCTTGGTTGCCGAGGAGGGCCTATCTGTACTCATCAGATTATATCTCATACACTTTATCCACTACTTTATATATTATGTCAATATTGAGTAATAAATACCCGTATCTTCTGCTTTCGCGGAAGACAACGCCTTTGCAGGAGGCATCATTTGGATGGTAAAGAAATCTTGATATTAACTTAGTATTCGTCACTTCATAGCTCGTACCAGTATGGGGAGAACCAGTACTGTGAAAGGAATCTTCATTCCGGGAGTTATGAGTGCACCAATACTTATACCTACATTGTGCGTGCGTGATTGTGTGTGCGTTCATGCGTTTCTTTCTGGGCTTGGGAATCGACACTCGGAATTTTAGATTTCCCGTGCTTTGCAGATTCATTTTCCGTGGTCAAATTACACCTGTCATTTAATTAGAATGatttagttatttttgttttgtatacgCAAAATGGTGTAGGAGAAAACGGCGCCTTAACAAAATACCACCATttctttttaatatatttatgccTTGATATATTTGTACAAACGAAAGGAATATCTTTTAACAAATGgcaatttcaaatatttgctaTCAGTAGTGCCCAATACGATGAAAATATTTAGTGGTTGATAGTAATAATGCATGTAGTTATCTTTCCCTTATTCCAGCAGGTGGCGGCATCCAAGTCACGTGGTCTTTCTTTGCACGCCATACTGCGAAAGGTGAGCACGTGTAAAACTGAGAGAGATGGGAAATATAATTATGACCCTTTTCTTGTTTATGTTACAGCTGAAATGCAAACGCTTTTTTTGTTTAGTTTAGGTATGGCATTACCAGAATATTTAACGAATGCTTTTCCCCCAATCACGCTGTTTGGCTCCTCGAAGTTGCACAACCTATCAACATCACACGTACTGCGCACATGTTAGAAATGCTTTGGTTTCCCGTGAAATAAGACTCGCCAGgcatttcatttccatttcagGCATTTCTTTCCATGTTCCAGATTATTAAATTGGGTGGCCATAAGTTAATTATTAGCTTTTTCATTTCAGTTCATTGAcctcaggacccgtgaaggttccgtgatagaatgggccttcagaaacccatgcttgctacaaaaggcgactatgcttgttagaggcgactaacgggatcgggttgtcaggctcactgacttggttgacacctgtcatcggttcctaaatgcacagatcgatgttcatattgttgatcactggattgtctggtccagacacgattatttacagaccgccgccatatagctggaatattgctgagtgcggggtaaaactcaACGCACTCACTGGCCTCAGTAAAGTGCACTATGTATACAGGGATAGGGAAAGGCAGGTGCCATGTGTTCCATTTTGAATTTAAAATGAAGAAAACCCATTATGATTTTGACGTTTACTGTTGATAAAAGGGCAGTGGTGCATTCTAAATTCTGAAAATGGTTAATCCTGATAATTGCTGATCGTCTTTCCTGGTCCCTGCCATACCGTGATGTTTGTAAGTTAATGAGTTACTAATACTGTGGATTTCAGCCATAAATGAGACCTTAATAGTTGCATCTATTGTTTTCCAGTCCTGTCTTTAAACTGTGAATTCTATCCCTGATCCACAAAGATGGTCAAGGAAGACAGGACCACTTGGAAGTCCAATTACTTCCTTAAAATTGTTGTAAGTATCCTCATAACAGTCCCATGAAGGTCCAGTTAGGATACTGGCCttcagcttgtcataagaggtgactaatgggatcagatggtcaggctcaccaagttgacacgtcattgcaATGATTTACAGTTCCTGCGTATTGTATGCTTTAATATTGACGATGGGCGCAACAAGATTTATTAGCGTGTCAACAGGGGTGCAGAAAAAGGCCAAATACTTCTTTGAAAATTCTAAACAAACAATTACCTCTTGAGTTTGCTACTGGTTGGGTTATGGTATTTTTTGCAACCCATTCAACACCATAGGATGGAAAAACGTCCAGAGATGTTGGATCATATATTGAAAAGATATCAAGTTTGGAAAATGAGCCTTGCTGTTTCTACTCTGTAAACATACATTAAATAATCAAAAGTCAAGTAAGGATGTAAGCGTGTCATTATTCAGTGAGGCGATCTTTTTGGTAGGTTCCCCAGGTAAAGTTCCAGTAGCAGCAGGGTGATTTTATTCATTGTTGAAAAACATGCCCTGGCATTGAAAAGTGGGTTCTGGTAATAATTCAGTGTTAAAAAAGTATCCATTGGGTGATTGGCTGACTTAAACCATGTGTCTGATTTTGACCTATCACAATCCCCATAGTAGACTTGGTGAAAAAATGTGTCATTTTTATCCAACAAAATTGCTTTAtacaactgtgaaaatattCTTGGCAAGggtacagtgatattgttgataaGAGCTTTCAAGTGAAACCCAACATCAAACTAATCATCTCACATGTTATTCATTTGTAGCTTGAAAGCTCAGGTATTTCACACTGTTGTATCACGTTACCAAGAGGAATGCCTCTGATATGGGGGAAAAGATGACAAAATCGTATGTGATAAATctttta includes the following:
- the LOC137278546 gene encoding uncharacterized protein, encoding MGSGSSKERTGGVDTRGGGSKPVTVANVNNNVPTKATTGLSKSGINTDTGKTNQSPTKSPVKDSSVDKTTTQRSPSKTVKTDTKPPNRLEWNSDSDLDDDEWDDFLGKTSSKPVPKTDSNVSNMEQEQNSRNEIKSQELYPETYAQRHTREQYTFGQDRLIREKTIYRNPDEWIVDEEKEEEKMTKGFDASRFRAANQGKPAREKDIFSTTQDEFETPRYLRSSEPVEKPTTVSQKPTPRELPKYNKEEEDLMAQLMMDDDYDGFPPMIQHQAMHPAIMRN